Genomic DNA from Gossypium hirsutum isolate 1008001.06 chromosome A01, Gossypium_hirsutum_v2.1, whole genome shotgun sequence:
TAAAATGTCCGATAAACCTAAAAATCGTAATTTTCCGCAATTCAGAGTGCAAATTTACAAAATTGACACGACCTACCACATAGTCATGTGGAATGGGTCAGCCTGTGTGGCTCATGTAACTTGTTTTGATTTTCCAGTTTGCACTCATTTTGATCCTAAGTGctctataaattataaaaatatgaatttaaaatattaaaagtataaaattcatcattaacatcgaataatcaccaaaaaaaataaaaaatgagattaagacatattacttttagcacttatcatcGAGTTAGCGTGGCACATTTTTTTAGTTCCTTTGTTATGTAATTCAGCTGAAAATGAATTTAGTTGTTGATGTTATGATGTGTTTAAGTACTGATTGACATAATCTGCTTATGTGCAAATAAAGTTTTGCAAGTTACAAGGTTATTAATGGAAGTAGTTAAAAGTTTGGTTGTATTTGCTAATGGTTTTACTATATAAGTTGTATTTTTTAAAGAAGTGAAATACAGATCAATTCAGCAACGTTTTTGCTGTTgttttttgctcctttttttATTCTCTGTTTCTCGTTGAAAAAACACCTACATATACTAATGCTGCAAAGGTATTTGTTGTTTGTAGGCATTTTTGGTTCTCTTAAATATGGTTGGTTAGGCAAATTTGCTTTGATGACCGAATCTACTTTCAAATTTATGAATagataattttgaaattttgaaagccATCAGGAAAGTGAAGAAAAATGAAGGCAAATACTTGGAAATTTAAGACATCAGTGGTAGACTAGTGATATGCAATTAATgtgggtgttttggtaaatcaaATCTAAGATTTGTTAAAAGTCTAGAGTCAACTGAGATACAAATTTTCCAAGCAACTCCAGTTTccaaataataaaaagacaaatCTACATGAAGCCTACTATTATTGATGAAGGTTAAACATTTGGAAGGTGACTGCAATAAGATGGACATGCATCAAACCCTAGGATACAAGTATAAATTTCCAAATACTATTTACGGGGATGACTTAGTCATAGCCACCAATTTAAGTATACCACAAAAAGTAACTAAAGGACCCATTTGATGAAAGATGATGAGATAATGCTCCATATATCCATGAAATTGGTCATAAAATGATTATGTTCATGTTGCTTTATAAAGATGAGcacttaatttactttttttttacataaatatcaatttaataagtGTGATTGATGAACATTTCTTATAATTTATTTGTTCACTTGCTTTGGTCAGCATCAATGTAATTTCTACGAAGAAAAGCAATCGAAAGCAAATTAAACTTGCTTTTTGGGTAGATGATATACTAGTCTTAAGTCTACTCATATGTGTCCCATATCTTAGAAACGCACTCCACGCTCCAGCCGCGGCCCCTGATATTCATAGTCCTGCACAACTAGGCAGAAGTATTATTTACGCGGCTGAGTtgaatttaatgttatttgatGAAAAAAAGGTATCATATTTCTTAATAATTTCACACACACAAAAATTCTCATTTTCCATATTTTAATGAATTGTTTTCTTTTCCATTAATCGaccaacaaaaattataaattgcaTTGCAATATCATTATCATATAGCATCTCTCAATCTTAAAACCCCTCATCGTAGCACATTTGCCTAGAACTTTGTCTCCTTCCATTGCTTTTTTCTTACTGGTTAGACATGAGAGACTTAATCAAGTTCCGTAAAATCCATCGTCTCATCTTAGTACCGTTCTTGCTTTCCAATATCATTTGTTCTCTGAGTTTATCGTCCTCGGCTCTCAATCCGACTCCTTTATGTCTACCAAACGACAAATCTGCCTTGCTCCAATTCAAAAACACCATCTCCATTGATGATTCTTTTAGTGATATCACTTATTATCCAAAAACTAACTCTTGGAATGAAAACACTGATTGCTGTTCATGGGAGGGAGTCAGTTGTGATAAGGCAACTGGTCAGGTGATTGGCCTCGACCTTAGTTGCTCTTTGCTTGTTGGCTCACTGCCCCCAAATACCACCCTTTTCCATCTTGAAGGACTCAAACGGCTCAACCTTGCTCACAACAACTTCAATGATTCTTCGATTCCTTTCGGGTTAAGTCAGTTAGTAAGTTTGAAAGATcttaatctttctttttcttccttctctgGTTTGATTCCGTCAGATATTTCTTTTCTAACAAAACTGACTTCACTTGATCTTTCTGAGAACGATCAAAGCTTTGACAGCCACAGTTTTGAGAAGCTTACACGTAACTTATCTGAATTAGAAAATCTTTTCCTTGACTCTGTAAACATGTCTGATGTTGTACCTACCTCCTTCAAAAACTTGTCTTCATCTCTAAAGCAATTGAGTCTAAGCGGATGTCAATTGCAAGGTGAATTCCCTAGTGAAATAATCCAGCTTCCATACCTAGAGTATCTTGATCTGAGCTCCAACTCTGTCACAGGTTATCTCCCTAACTCAAATTGGAGTAGTGAAATCAGGTTGTTGGACCTTAGCTTTACTGATGTTAGAGGGTCAATTCCCGCATCGCTTGCAAACTTAACAAAAATCACCTCTCTACTGTTATATGCGAGTAATTTCGAAGGGCAAATTCCTGATGTTTTTGGAAACCTTAACGGACTTACTACTCTGCATTTCTTTGGTTGTAACTTTAGTGGTCAAATTCCCCCATCTATTTTCAACCTCACGCAACTTACTTATTTAGAGTTATCATCCAATAGACTAGAAGGTCCCCTACCAACTCATGTAACAGGGCTTCAGAAtttgaatgaatttcattcaaCTGATAACTTGTTAACTGGACCAATTCCATCTTGGCCTTTCACTTTGCCATCTTTAGAATATTTAGACCTCAGTAATAACGGTCTCACTGGTCCAATCAATCATATTCAAAAGCCTAATTCCATTCGACATGTTTATTTGCCAAATAATGACATACATGGTGAAATTCCAAGTTCCTTCTTTGGTCTTGTAAAGCTTACCGAACTTGATCTTTCATCAAACAACTTGAGTGGGGTCATCAAGTCAGATATGATTTCAAAGCTAGATAGTCTTGAAATACTCGATCTTTCATCAAATAATTTTAGTGGTGTCAACAAGTTTGATGTGCTTTCAAAGTTGACGAATCTTACTGTAGTAAATCTTTCAAATAACAAGTTGCTATCTCTGGGTAGTGACAATGGTGTTAACTCCACCTTTCAAAAGCTCACTATTTTATCCTTGTCTTCCTGCAACTTAAGGCAATTCCCAAGTTTCTTACGATCAGCCAAAAGCCTAAGCAGTCTTGATATTTCCCATAACAAAATTCAGGGTCCAATTTTCGAAACGGAAACAGAAGGTTGGGAATTGTTGTCCACTTTAGATCTTTCCCACAACTTACTTACCAGTTTAGAGCAATTCCCAGGGAAGAACCTCAATACCCTTGATCTTCATTCCAACTTACTGCAAGGCCCTCTTCTAGTTCCATCACCTACAGTGCGAGAATTCTTAATTTCAGAAAACAAATTGACAGGAGAAATTCCTCCTTCAGTTTGTAACTTGACTTCACTTAGAATTCTTGATTTGTCCAAAAATTACTTAGAAGGAATTATTCCACCATGTCTTGGAAATTTTAGCCATGAGATCTATATCATAAACCTACAAAGGAATAACTTTCATGGCAAAATCCCTGATTTTGTTGATGGTAGATATGGTATTTTCACAAGTCTTGCCCTTAACGACAACCAATTGGAAGGGTCATTGCCACGATCCTTGGTTAATTGTTCTTCATTAGCTTTTTTAAACTTGGCAAACAATAGGTTTAATGATCACTTTCCCCACTGGCTCGGTGTGCTTCCAAACCTGCAAGTTCTTATCCTACGATCTAATAGGTTTCACGGTAGCCTGGACAATTTTACGGTTACCTCTTTCTTTTCTAGATTGCAAGTAATTGATCTCTCTGGAAATGAGTTCACTGGGTCCTTGCCACCAAAATTCTTCCGAAGTTTGCGTGCTTTAGAAATTGCAAATTATCATCTTCCACCTACTCATAAATCTTGCGCTACCTTGATATATCCTCGTCATTGCCAATGGAGCGCTGTAGACGAATACAAAAACTTCGTCGAAGTAACCATGAAAAGGCTGGAGATAGATCTTGATCTGGACAAATCATTAACCGGTTTCACACTCGTTGATTTTTCAAATAATCGATTCAATGGACAAATCCCTGAGGTACTTGGTGAACTTCTTGCTCTTCTAGTACTCAACCTCTCACACAACAGCCTAACTGGTCCCCTGCCACCGTCATTGGCAAGTATTGCAGCACTTGAATCATTAGATCTGTCATCAAACAAGCTTGGTGGCGGAATTCCTTCTGAGTTGACCAAACTAACATTTCTGGCAGTGTTGAACTTATCGCAAAACAATTTTGTCGGGCCTATTCCGGTTGGGAATCAATTCAATACTTTTGATAATGGTTCGTATTCTGGAAACTTGGATTTGTGCGGCTTCCCGCTGTCAAAGAAATGTGGCAACAACGAGGAACCAAAGTCACCAACATCAATGGTTGTGGAAGGTGAAGGTTCTGCAATACCCTTTATTTGGAAACTCGTGATGATGGGCTATAGCTGTGGAGTAGTGTTGGGACTGAGTACGGGGTACTTTGTTTTCACAACTGGAAGGCCATGGTGGTTCGTTAGAATGGTCGAAAGAGATTGGCAGAGGAATTTTACAAGATGGATTCGCAAGATTGGAAGAAAAAGAAACTAGCACTTCATCTAAATTGAATAGGTGAGTTTCAACTATATTTTGCTTAACTTGGAGTAGAGTTTGTATTTAGTTtctaattcatatatttttttttaatatagacttaattttcctttttgtttgtTGTAGTGGAATTCGAGCTGAATTGTAGGGAAAATGCACTCCCTGCTGCCATAAGATTTGGCTCGACGCCTATGTTCTAGCCTTCTGTGTTCATTTTCAGCGCCAATGGTTTGAAGATATGATTCACTGTGTTCTTAAAGGATGGCTTGCCCTAGCACTTGCTTGCTTATCGATGATATTGGtgtttatatttgtaaatttacatttatggatttattttatACTTGTGTGAGAATATgtactttcccttttttttttcaggtTTGTTCATTGTTATGCAATATATGTGGCTTTTGGTGTGTTTTACCTTTGATTTGTTTGCATATTTTACGTGGAATTGataaatataaagtaaaaaattgtgtatttaaaaataatatataataaataatgaaatatatagcttgaaattaattaataaaaatatatgaaataataatattaaaattacaaaaaattagattaaattgtttattattgtGTTTTCATCAATTTTAAGTCCGTGTCGAGTTAAGTTgtgataccaactcaatcaaatacattattaatataaaaaatctatTATACGCGTATGCGTGTGGAAACCACGTATTTAGAATGCATTAGGAcgtgtataaataaaataaaataaataaagaattataaaattttaaactaataatgcatatgcattaaattaaaataaaaaaatattttaaattgagtGGAAGGAAATCGAAATAGGTAAATacattattttaagaatattagATGCACTTCAATTGTTTACCATAGCATTATTAAGTTTCTTTAGTTGGTGTCGCATGTTAACTTGATATCAACTTAATcgacaatattattaataagattGTGGTATACTCACAATGTGagtgaaaataattatataatatatttattaagacTTCAAGTAAAAATCAAGTGTTACTTTAGTTAAAATGGCAAAGTCATAAgactactaattttttttctagattttat
This window encodes:
- the LOC107917204 gene encoding receptor-like protein 6, translating into MRDLIKFRKIHRLILVPFLLSNIICSLSLSSSALNPTPLCLPNDKSALLQFKNTISIDDSFSDITYYPKTNSWNENTDCCSWEGVSCDKATGQVIGLDLSCSLLVGSLPPNTTLFHLEGLKRLNLAHNNFNDSSIPFGLSQLVSLKDLNLSFSSFSGLIPSDISFLTKLTSLDLSENDQSFDSHSFEKLTRNLSELENLFLDSVNMSDVVPTSFKNLSSSLKQLSLSGCQLQGEFPSEIIQLPYLEYLDLSSNSVTGYLPNSNWSSEIRLLDLSFTDVRGSIPASLANLTKITSLLLYASNFEGQIPDVFGNLNGLTTLHFFGCNFSGQIPPSIFNLTQLTYLELSSNRLEGPLPTHVTGLQNLNEFHSTDNLLTGPIPSWPFTLPSLEYLDLSNNGLTGPINHIQKPNSIRHVYLPNNDIHGEIPSSFFGLVKLTELDLSSNNLSGVIKSDMISKLDSLEILDLSSNNFSGVNKFDVLSKLTNLTVVNLSNNKLLSLGSDNGVNSTFQKLTILSLSSCNLRQFPSFLRSAKSLSSLDISHNKIQGPIFETETEGWELLSTLDLSHNLLTSLEQFPGKNLNTLDLHSNLLQGPLLVPSPTVREFLISENKLTGEIPPSVCNLTSLRILDLSKNYLEGIIPPCLGNFSHEIYIINLQRNNFHGKIPDFVDGRYGIFTSLALNDNQLEGSLPRSLVNCSSLAFLNLANNRFNDHFPHWLGVLPNLQVLILRSNRFHGSLDNFTVTSFFSRLQVIDLSGNEFTGSLPPKFFRSLRALEIANYHLPPTHKSCATLIYPRHCQWSAVDEYKNFVEVTMKRLEIDLDLDKSLTGFTLVDFSNNRFNGQIPEVLGELLALLVLNLSHNSLTGPLPPSLASIAALESLDLSSNKLGGGIPSELTKLTFLAVLNLSQNNFVGPIPVGNQFNTFDNGSYSGNLDLCGFPLSKKCGNNEEPKSPTSMVVEGEGSAIPFIWKLVMMGYSCGVVLGLSTGYFVFTTGRPWWFVRMVERDWQRNFTRWIRKIGRKRN